The Qipengyuania oceanensis genome includes the window GAGCGAGGCGGGCACGGCGAAGACGTCGTTCAAATACATCGTCAGCGGATCGTCGCTCAGCGAGCCGAGCGGGAAGCTTGCGGTGGGCGTTGTCGGCGCGAGGATGACGTCGCAATGCTCCCAGGCCTGCTCGAAATCGCGGGCGACCAGTGCGCGCACCTTCTGCGCCTGGTTGTAATAGGCGTCGTAGAAGCCCGCCGAGAGCACGTATGTGCCGATCAGGATGCGGCGCTTGACCTCGTCGCCGAAGCCTTCAGCGCGGGTGGCGGCATACATGTCCTGCAGCCCTGCCCCGTCCGGCAGATCGCGCAGGCCGTAACGCACGCCGTCATAGCGCGCGAGGTTCGACGAGGCCTCTGCCGGCGCGATGATGTAATACGCGGGCAGCGCGTACTTCGTGTGCGGAAGCGAGATATCGACGATCTCGGCCCCGGCATCGCGCAGCCATTCCTTGCCGCGTTCCCAGCTGTCGAGGATCTCCTGGTCGGTGCCCTCCATGCGGTATTCGCGCGGTATGCCGATGCGCTTGCCGGCGAGATCGGCGTTCAGACCGGCCTCCCACTGCGGCACCGGCATGTCGAGGCTGGTCGCATCCTTGGGATCGAAGCCCGCCATCGCTTCCAGCATGATCGCGCAATCGGTGACGTCGCGCGCCATCGGCCCGGCCTGGTCGAGGCTGCTGGCGAAGGCGACGACGCCCCAGCGGCTGCAGCGACCATAGGTCGGCTTGATGCCGGTGATGCCGGCAAAGGCGCTCGGCTGGCGGATCGATCCGCCGGTGTCCGTGCCGGTCGCTGCCGGAGCGAGCCGCGCCGCGACCGCGCTTGACGAGCCGCCCGAACTGCCGCCCGGGCTCATCGCCGCATTGCCGCCGCCTGCCTTGCGCCACGGGTTGACGACATTGCCGAAGTAACTCGTCTCGTTCGAGGAGCCCATCGCGAACTGATCGAGGTTCAGCTTGCCGAGCATCCCCGCGCCCGCGTTCCACAGGTTCTGCGACACGGTGCTTTCGTATTGCGGCACGAAGCCTTCGAGGATGTGGCTCGCAGCGGTGGTCTGCACGCCCCTGGTGGCGAACAGGTCCTTCATGCCGATCGGCACGCCGCCCATGATGCCCAGATCCTCGCCCTTTGCGCGCTTCGCATCGGTCTTATCGGCGGCCTCGAGCGCCTTTTCCGGCGTCGGCACGATGAAGGCGTTCAGTTGCGCATTGGCGGCAGCGACGTTGGCATTGAAGGCTTCGGCTACTTCGCGCGCGGTGAAATCACCGCCGGCGACACCGTCGCGGATCGCCTTGATCCCGAGTTCGGTCAGGTCGGTCATTTATTCGATCACCTTGGGTACGCCGAAGAAGCCATGTTCTGCAGCGGGAGCATTGGCCAGCACGTCTTCACGCCGCCCGCCCGCGGTTTCGGGGATCGCATCGACAACGTCGTCGCGCAGCCGCAGCGTGTTGGGGATGACGGCGGTCATCGGCTCGATGCCGGAGCAGTCGACCTCGCCCAGTTGCTCGACCCACGCGAGGATGCCGTTCAGTTCCGGCACCATGCGTTCGAGTTCTTCGTCACCCATCTTTATACGGGCCAGCGAGGCGATCTTCGCCACGGTGGATTTGTCGACGGACATACCTCGTCCTTCGTCTGGTGTGGTGGGAAATCCCTTGCCGCCGCGCTAGCAGCGGCCCGGTTTTGCTTCAAGCGGAGAGCGGCGCAACCGCCCCGTTTACTGGCCCGGTTGCGGCGGCATTTCGCCCGGAACGCCCGGGACCCGAGGAGGAGCGCCGGCGCCTTGCTGCTGCTGCTGTTGCATGGCCATCATCTGCTGCAACTGCTGCACCCGCCGTTCGAAATCCTCGCGGCTCATGAAATCGACGAGCTCGACTTCGAAGGTGAGGTCGGCGTTGGGCGGGATCGGGGCGCCTTCGGGCGGATTGGCGCCGTAGGCCTGGTCCGCCGGGATCACCATGCGGTACTTGCCGCCCTTGTTCATCTGCTGCGCACCCTGGCTGAAGCCGGGAAGCATCTGCTCGAGCGGCAGGGGGCTGCCCTTGGGGAAAATCCCCTCGACGGGCAGCGGCAGGTCCTGCGACTGGTCGAACACCGTCCCGTCGTCGAGCATGCCCTTGTAGCGCACGAAGACGACACTGTCGGCTGCCGGGCTCGGCCCGGTGCCTTCGCTCAGCGTCTCGACCTCCACCCCTTGCGGCATGGATGCCCAGGCAAGGCCGGCGGCGACAAGCACGGCAGCGGCGATCGCCAGCCAGAGCTTGGTCAGCGAGCCCTTGGCGATGGGCTGGAGGGGAACGCGGGTGACTTCGGCCATGTGCGGCAATCCTGACTGAAATAGCAAAAGGGCGCGGAATTCGCTTCCACGCCCCTTTGGCTTAACGCTGCTGCGGGTTCAAGCGGGAAGCCCCGCCTGGAAAGTACGGCTTACTTGACGCCGTCGCGTTCCATCCGCTTGCGCTCGAGCTTGCGGGCGCGACGAACGGCCGCAGCCTTTTCACGGGCGCGCTTCTCGCTCGGCTTTTCGTAGTGACGACGCAGCTTCATCTCGCGATACACGCCTTCGCGCTGCAGCTTCTTCTTGAGCGCGCGCAGGGCCTGGTCGACATTGTTATCGCGAACGATGATCTGCATAAATTCAAACACCTCACAGCAATCGGCAAGAGCCCGCGACACGCGCGGGATATACCGCTATAAATCAACGAAACGTGGGCCGAATCCACACGGGTTCAGCCAAAGCTGAGGCGCACATAACCTCCGATTCGGCAATTTGCAAGGCTCGCGGCGGGTTTCCACGAGCCAGTCGAGCGCCTAAGAGCGGCCCCATGGCAACACTCTCACCCTTTTTCGCGAGCATGCACGTCGCGCTCGGCGGCGCGATCGGCGCGCTGCTGCGCTACCAGCTCGGCCGCGGGCTGACGCACTGGCTCGGGCCGCAGGCGGTCAGCAGCTTTCCCTATGCGACGCTCGCCGTAAACGTGATCGGAAGCCTTGCGATGGGCCTGCTGTTCGGCTGGCTGGCGAAGCACGACGTCGGCCAGGGAGAGCAGTTCCGCTTGTTCGTGGGTGTCGGCCTGCTGGGCGGCTTCACGACTTTCAGCGCCTTCAGCCTCGAGATGATGCTGCTGGTGGAGCGCGGCCAGCCGACAACGGCGATCACCTATGCCGCCGTCTCGATACTCGCCGGCCTGACCGCGCTTTACGTCGGTCTCATCGCCATGAGGCTCGCGTGATGGAGGCCAAGGCAGCAACTCAGGTCCGCCAGTTCACCGTGGCGGAGGATGACGACGGCATCCGGCTCGATCGCTGGTTCAAGCGCCATCTGCCCGAAGTGCCGTTCGGCACCGTGTCCAAATGGGCGCGCACCGGCCAGGTCCGCGTGGATGGCGCGCGCGCGAAGCCGGAAGACCGGCTGGCTAAAGGACAGGTGCTGCGGGTACCGCCCGGCGGCGATGCGCCTCACAGGAAGACAAAGCCGAAGCGCGAGCTGAGCGAGGAGGAAATCTCCGAAGCGCGCGACATGGTGATCCTCGAGAACAAGGCGGCGATCGTGCTCAACAAGCCGCCGGGCCTTGCCACTCAGGGTGGAACCAAGACGACCCGCCACGTCGACGGGCTGCTCGATGCGTTCGTCGAAGGGGAGGACGACCCGCGCCCGCGTCTCGTTCACCGCCTCGACAAGGATACCAGTGGCGTGCTGTTGGTGGCGAAAACCGCGGGCAGCGCGGCGTTCTTCTCGAAGCGTTTCGCCGGGCGCAGTGCCCGCAAGGTCTACTGGGCGCTGGTCGTCGGGGTGCCGGACGTCAAGGAGGGCACGATCGATGCCCCACTCGCCAAGCAGCCGGGGACCGGCGGCGAGAAGATGCATGTCGACATGGAGAACGGCCAGCGCGCCGTGACCCGCTACCGCGTGGTCGACAAGGCGGGGCAGAAGACCGCGTGGCTCGAGCTCGAGCCGCTGACCGGACGCACGCACCAGCTGCGCGTCCACTGCGAGGCGATCGGCCACCCGATCGTCGGCGATGGGAAGTATGGCGGCCAGGATGCCTTCCTCACCGGAAGCATCAGCCGCAAGATGCACCTCCACGCGCGCCGGCTCATCATCGACGCGCCGGCAGGTTCTGGAATCGACGGCAAGATCGACGCGACTGCCGAACTGCCCGAGCATTTCGCGGGCAGCATGGAGCAACTCGGATTCGACCTGGCGTTGAGCGATGCCGAGCCGCTGAAGGGCGACGGTCCGCCCGAAAAGACCAAGGCGGAAAAGAAGCAGGCCGCGCGCCAGCACGCCAAGCAGGCGCGCAAGGCAAAGCCTTCGCGGCGCGGACGCGGCGAGGCGAAGAAGG containing:
- a CDS encoding RluA family pseudouridine synthase, whose product is MEAKAATQVRQFTVAEDDDGIRLDRWFKRHLPEVPFGTVSKWARTGQVRVDGARAKPEDRLAKGQVLRVPPGGDAPHRKTKPKRELSEEEISEARDMVILENKAAIVLNKPPGLATQGGTKTTRHVDGLLDAFVEGEDDPRPRLVHRLDKDTSGVLLVAKTAGSAAFFSKRFAGRSARKVYWALVVGVPDVKEGTIDAPLAKQPGTGGEKMHVDMENGQRAVTRYRVVDKAGQKTAWLELEPLTGRTHQLRVHCEAIGHPIVGDGKYGGQDAFLTGSISRKMHLHARRLIIDAPAGSGIDGKIDATAELPEHFAGSMEQLGFDLALSDAEPLKGDGPPEKTKAEKKQAARQHAKQARKAKPSRRGRGEAKKAAPKKPMAGKTGPTRKPGGKKR
- the gatA gene encoding Asp-tRNA(Asn)/Glu-tRNA(Gln) amidotransferase subunit GatA — protein: MTDLTELGIKAIRDGVAGGDFTAREVAEAFNANVAAANAQLNAFIVPTPEKALEAADKTDAKRAKGEDLGIMGGVPIGMKDLFATRGVQTTAASHILEGFVPQYESTVSQNLWNAGAGMLGKLNLDQFAMGSSNETSYFGNVVNPWRKAGGGNAAMSPGGSSGGSSSAVAARLAPAATGTDTGGSIRQPSAFAGITGIKPTYGRCSRWGVVAFASSLDQAGPMARDVTDCAIMLEAMAGFDPKDATSLDMPVPQWEAGLNADLAGKRIGIPREYRMEGTDQEILDSWERGKEWLRDAGAEIVDISLPHTKYALPAYYIIAPAEASSNLARYDGVRYGLRDLPDGAGLQDMYAATRAEGFGDEVKRRILIGTYVLSAGFYDAYYNQAQKVRALVARDFEQAWEHCDVILAPTTPTASFPLGSLSDDPLTMYLNDVFAVPASLAGLPAMSVPAGLNSDGLPLGLQIVGKPFDEQGVLNAGLAIEQRAMFSAKPERWWA
- the gatC gene encoding Asp-tRNA(Asn)/Glu-tRNA(Gln) amidotransferase subunit GatC — translated: MSVDKSTVAKIASLARIKMGDEELERMVPELNGILAWVEQLGEVDCSGIEPMTAVIPNTLRLRDDVVDAIPETAGGRREDVLANAPAAEHGFFGVPKVIE
- a CDS encoding FKBP-type peptidyl-prolyl cis-trans isomerase — encoded protein: MAEVTRVPLQPIAKGSLTKLWLAIAAAVLVAAGLAWASMPQGVEVETLSEGTGPSPAADSVVFVRYKGMLDDGTVFDQSQDLPLPVEGIFPKGSPLPLEQMLPGFSQGAQQMNKGGKYRMVIPADQAYGANPPEGAPIPPNADLTFEVELVDFMSREDFERRVQQLQQMMAMQQQQQQGAGAPPRVPGVPGEMPPQPGQ
- the crcB gene encoding fluoride efflux transporter CrcB translates to MATLSPFFASMHVALGGAIGALLRYQLGRGLTHWLGPQAVSSFPYATLAVNVIGSLAMGLLFGWLAKHDVGQGEQFRLFVGVGLLGGFTTFSAFSLEMMLLVERGQPTTAITYAAVSILAGLTALYVGLIAMRLA
- the rpsU gene encoding 30S ribosomal protein S21; the protein is MQIIVRDNNVDQALRALKKKLQREGVYREMKLRRHYEKPSEKRAREKAAAVRRARKLERKRMERDGVK